Genomic DNA from Telopea speciosissima isolate NSW1024214 ecotype Mountain lineage chromosome 2, Tspe_v1, whole genome shotgun sequence:
GAAACGAGGAGTCTCGGCGACTGAAGCGCTGTCTCTACTGCTAAAGAATGTAGAGCATTCGAGCCTTGACcctttgaagaagaaaagggttaGCAGCGCCAGGTGTAATCAGAATGACGAAATATGAATTTGGGAAAGAACCATTTATAGTGTTCGGTGAATCTGCAAATCACTTCACATACCTTGTTTTCTTGACATGTGTCAACGTCATGGGcttcatttattttatattatttttggaATCTGCattttgcaataaaaaaaaatcgggagaatgttctctgtgccgcagcgtaggttgcgtccaggcacatgggtctgccactcggggggacagggtggtcattgtgcccacctccatgtgcctgggcgcagcctgcgctacgGCACGAAGAACAtcgccccccaaaaaaatctcATCTCGATTGATGCCttgcgtgctctcattggcctcaCGTTGGTGCACGCGCTATATGACCCACCAGCGATctcttggtcattttttatttattctattGATACATGTTAAGCAAGTACGTGCAGATTTAACAACAATTGCCTAGCGCAGCTGGTGAactgtggtgcgcttcatgcccatgctcaccaacaaggtaggggtgtcaattctaggtcCAGCCTCGCTCGTGTCTTGGTGTGGGGTTCTAGCCCGTCGAGCACCGACCGAACTGATTGAATGCTACCTTGACCTAGCCCGACCTATTTGTTGGTTTTAAAACCTTATGAATAGGGGTGTTAACTGACTACATGATTTGGGATTGAAAAACAAGGATTTGTGACGccgacccatttagttgggattggTATTGCTTGAGTTAACAGGGGTTTTTTGTGGTGTAAATcaatttataattaattaaatgagGGTTGTTACTTCTTAATAATATCTTTGGGTGTGCAGGTGATTATGAGTACATAGATATTATAATGGAGGATGATGAGAATGAAGGTGTAGGAAGATTGATAATAGACATAGATTCCAAGTCTCAGTTTGAGTTAAACATGCCCATAGCCCAATTAAGGCTCGTTTAGATTTCAAAGTTAAACATGCCAACAACCTGATTAAGGCCCGATTACACTAGCCCGAAGCTTGACCTAGTCTGACCAAACCCGATCAGGCCCGGCCTGAATACTTAAATGGGCAATCACGGTGCATGCTTTAAGCAGCgtgaggcccggctaggcccAACTAAGCATTACCAAGctcgaccgattgacacccaaCAAGTCTCGAGAGTGAAGTGAATACATTCACCGTGGGTAATGGGATGGATGGGAGAGGGCATTGCAAGGGTGTTttgagaaaatactaaacccctacaagggtttgtgaaccctaggatagtgCGGTGAATGTTCCAGCTAGGTGGAGAAAAACTCTCTCCTTACTTAAAAGTGTCAATTCACAATCTCTTAACATAAGCATCCTTcaaggataaaaatccttagcAGTGCGGGTCTGAGAGCTTGACATGTGTAAGTTGCAACATCCAACGGttccaagtttgagaagaaaaaataaactgCCTTGCATCAAGCtcgcaccattggatgaagcttcttccatgtGTCAAGCTCTTAGGCCAGCATGCAATGCACAGCAAGATGCCCGCACTGCAGATGATTTTAAATACATTGAATCAAtttacaacaactcagcctaatccaatcagctctattcaagttGATCCAAATTTACATTATAGCTGTCATCTTCAAAACAATTCAGAACTCAAAACTCTCTACCAGTATAAGCTGATTGTATAGTTAGAGTTCATTAAATATAAGGAATCATTATCTAGGATGAGATTCAaaactctttctttcttcttgttccaTGTTCTTAATTTATGGTACAACTGTTAAGGATTTTGATTGAGGGCAACTTTGCACCCAGTCAACACCTGCTCTGCCATTTATGGTCTCTTGGCCTTGTTTTTTTGAGGGGGGTAGGGTTGGTTGGAGCTGTTAAATATCTTAAATGATTGAATAGTTTTGATCCTCTTAACTTGGGGAAGATACAATAAGGAATAAGACAATGTACATATCAAGGGATGGAACCAATATTCTTAAGACCTAGGACAACACCAACACCAATGATATGTCCTACAGTTCCACATGCCAAAGTATCTGCAAGAGTAAAACCAGCTGGGTCTCCTGTTTGTAGGCCAGAATCAGTTGTCTCAAGCTTTAATCCTGCAGTGGCCCTCCTGTTTGCTGATGGAGCCAACCCAAACCTTCCAGCAAATAACATTAAGCTTGTTGTAGTCACCATTATCTGCCCAAAACAAGTggaaacatttttattttttttttcaaattaagGGAATTAATTCCTATTAACTTTGTTAAAACCTTAAATGTTATATGGACTATGTAGATCAGAGATTTAGTAGACACCAAATTTGTAGGTGATCCGATGAAGCCGTCGCAACGAGCACCCAAAGCACCTTTGCCCTTGTTTCTACTGGGTTGAACTGTCACCTTCACAATGAGAAATTTATACTGTTACTGAAACATTCTTTGAAGAAAgaattttgttgttgttatagGATTAATTAGCTAAATCTtatgaaaaatggaaatttaATACAAGAGCAGAGCAGGTTAAGAAGATTGAAACTCACCAAGCTTTTCACATGGCCACTTGAAATCTTGGATCTACTTAGCCCATTGAATTGGGGGAGAGAAGTAATAACAGCAGATGGGGAAGCAAGTTTAGCTGCCATTGCTAATGACTAATCAAAGAAGTTTAAGTTTCTCACTTCtgtttctctttgatttttgaGGTTCCAAAAGACTTAAAACCCTGGAAAGGGTGGCATTACATCACAACCACATGAGACTTTGTGGCTCCAAAATGCAAAGATTGGATGGATTTAGATACATGGGTCTGAGGTGGCAGAGTTTGAGTGGCTATTCACAATTGGATAAGATCTTGGGCTTCTAAGATTTTTTCAGTATCAGAAGCCCAAGATATGAAAGGTTGAAACTATAGAGAGTAGGCACCCCGGTGAGATTAGGAATGGACCTATTTATCCCCCGcagacctttatcccctgaggtttgctgACCGGTACGGTTGtgtggttcctctcataggggggactgaaatgaccattccaccccttgaccgaacacactgcctgggtggggtccacctccctttTATTAAAGGCACTCGGGAACCGTACCGGACAGGGGAATCACAAGTGataaaatcccccccccccaaaaaaaaagagacctGACTAATGAACCTAGGTTGCTTATGTCATAGATAGAATATAAGACATTTTTTTTGCTAATAAGGGTGTCGAGACCTTCAGCTCGACTAGCCCCCTGGGCGCACATACGCTCCTCCACATGCGCACTAGATCCTATGAGAACCATAGAAGCCGTAGGGCTAGCTCGTAAGTCTTTTTAAAATATGATTGAACTTGCCAAGTCTGTCATGATTCGggtaaaaatactaagtcttATTTGACTTGGTCGATTTATGATCGAGTCTTGTCATTTTTTACCCTATCctagtctacacgactcttgaATAGGTTCCAAAACTTTGACTCGACTCGGGTCACTCAGCCCAATCAAATCCATTTTTCCAACTATGATGTGTTTTACTTCCCCTCTtgccccccttctctctccttgtttgCTTAACcaaccttattattattattgttttttagAGGTCTAATTAATCATCATTGTGGATAATTGAGTTGCTTAGTTGGTTTGCATGTCTTGTCGAAATAAGCCATGAACCCTAAGATACAATACTAACATccattttttggttgaaaaatgATGTTTTGATCCTGTATCAGCCCAATATGGCTAATATGTATTGGTATCACCAATGACCGCTAGCAATATCCATGTGAGGGATCCTCTTTTATCTCTCAATAGTCGTTCCTCATTTATATGAACATGAGCCACATAGGCGAGTATTGGGTGGGTGCATCAATCTTCTTCTATAGGCTACTTTGCCATTCTTCTACAATTAcattttgggaagtagttttctgtttgggagtaccacactcccatgtgtctatctctctcctcctcaaaacaagtcGACAGAGTACTTTTTTTTCTCAAGTATCTCACCAGTATCTCACCAATCCATAGTAGAATTTGAATTAGGTTTAGCGTGGAACCAGATGCACATGAATTTGGGCCAGAATCGGCCCAGTTGAAACCCAGACCGGAGAAAGCTAGACGGTCCTTAGGGTATGCTCtcacttttattttatatgtttgGAGTTCTTACGGTGTGGTAGCTCTAGCGGCTTCACCGCATCAGGGCAAGAGCTAGCTAGAAACTGAATAAACGAGCGACCGAAAACTTGAACCagagagacagaagaagaagacaaagggTTTGAACTTCGAAGCTCGatttttgaagaagaaatcTTCGGGCGGGAGATATGAGTATCTGGAATTACGTTGTCACGGCTCACAAGCCCACCAATGTAACCCATTCGTGTGTGGGGAATTTCACAAGCCCGCAGGAGCTCAATCTCATTATAGCGTAAGCATCACTCGTTCTCTTGGTTTTCCCTTTATGAAAGTTCTATGGGTCTTCTTGCATATGAGTTTTCAATCTCAATGAAGTTTTCTTGTTTTGGGCTCACTGTGTCTGcatttattttgattggttaTTGACTTAGAAACGATTCTGAAATTTGTGACACAGGGACATGAACAGTTTGTTTCTGTGGTTAtcagtatctttttttttagggtttacaATCTGGGAATGTGTTTTGTGATTTCCACTTTTAACATTGACGTCAAAAGttaccttttttttgggggggtgggggaggggtttgataaagttctttttttatttatctattgCTATAGATTGATATCTGCGTTTGTGTTATTGACCTGTTTTGATTTCTAAtgggttttttctttcatatttatctCTCTTGGACACATGCTAATAATTAGAAAATAATACTGGGAAGGAGAGTGGCATACCAGTGGGCAGCACTAGGAAGACTTGTTGTTTTTCACTGTCACAAATTGAGTTCTTTTTGCTTTGAGGAAGACAAACTAATACTTCTGTCGTGAGACCTGTGCAACTTATGGAGAAATATTAACAATCTTACAAGCCTAGCTATTGAAAACAGCCTCGAAGTGATTGCTGAGCTGCATGAAAACAGCTTGTTAGTGCGATATTAGGTTACTCGATGGACCATTTAATCCATTTAATCAATATTTATCACATGCCATGCATACCGTAGTTAATGTCACTGTGGGCCAGAGAACTGTGTTCTGGGAAATACACTCAGGACAGAAGAGTAGAGCATTGTTGATTTTTAATTCCAGAGTGCTCAATGATTA
This window encodes:
- the LOC122649986 gene encoding photosystem I reaction center subunit psaK, chloroplastic-like, giving the protein MAAKLASPSAVITSLPQFNGLSRSKISSGHVKSLVTVQPSRNKGKGALGARCDGFIGSPTNLIMVTTTSLMLFAGRFGLAPSANRRATAGLKLETTDSGLQTGDPAGFTLADTLACGTVGHIIGVGVVLGLKNIGSIP